The nucleotide sequence ACGGCCCTCGTTGGTCTTCTCAAGGCGTTCGAAGTTGTGCCTGAAGATTTCGATGGTCTGGTCGCTTCTGGGAGTCGGATGGCAGAGTGTCAGATGAAGCCGAGAACGAAAGGCGTCATCAATCGCTCCGAGCCGGTTAGGGGCGAGAAAACGAATCCCAGAGCAGCACTCGAGGATTCGCAGAAAAGACAGAGACTAGGCCGTTACCGTTTGACATCTCGTTgctgcttttttttttaagttgTGAGTCGCCTTTTCAGCTACCAAGGGAAGGCCAAGGCAAAACTTACCTCCCGTCTGGCAAGAAACACGTCCGCTTccatcaaggagaaggacacAACCCCATTTGTGGGCAAGCCTGAAGTGGTCCTCCATGTTCCTCTCAACATCCTTAGGATTGTATCCAATGTCGCCTGTCGCTAGTCAGAATCAGATATGGATTTGGCATGTTGGACACATACCGCATGTGATGGGATAGAGCGGCTTCTTTGTGTGAGCAGCAACGTACTCTAGCTCTAGCGTTAGGTCCTCGATCCACAGACGTTGAGATGAATGGAGAGTGTTTTGCCTACCAGCCGTGGATGTTTTTCCAACCCCAGGGATACCGTGTAGAAGAAGTATGCTGCAGCCTTTGCCTGGAAGGCAACGTTATGTGTAAGCTTTCACAATGTTTCAAGACGGATTGAAAGCCATTAACCGGTGTACGACTTTCCCACTCACCTTTTCCAGGCACCGCGTCCATTTCCGGTGGCTGGATGACCATCTGGCTTGTAAGTCGCATGCGTTTCAACCATGGCCTGCACCACTTTCCGATGGCCTGGGGGTAGAACAAGGTCATCCCAGCCGTAGTTGTGCTCAACCTGGCTTAGCTTCGATAGCTCTAGTAAAGCTGCAAGGGAAAAGGTTTTAGTGAGCACGCCCATATTCTCCTCAACAAACCAAACGGCATAGGTAAGTGGGAAACACATACCCTACCCCATTTTCGATTTCTTAGAGAAAAGCCAGGCACCGTCCCGGGTAGCAAATGGAGCATTTTTGGTCTCAAATGGTCATTCACGAAGCTGTTTTGAGACTCGGCCAGCAAACTCCCGAGTCCCCTTCTTATAGTTGGGTCCCCCTCCACGGCTATTGCCATGGTGTATGGACCGAAGGAATACCCCTCGTTGACGTGTGCGCGACACCACCTATTTGCCGCAACTTGGCGCGCCGGTAATACAAGCTTCGTCCGGGTCTGTCATGCTGTACCTCGCCATTTCCCTAGACTCTGTTGGCTTCGTAAATGTTGGTAGCTGCATGCCTGTTCTTTCCCAGGACTGTTTGTCCTCGAAGGAGGCCATCCTCGCATCGATAATAACAGGGCTATCGATCTGTGGAAGAATGCGTAGTCGGATGTTAGAATTATAATGTTTGAGAAGACGAGAAGACTCAAAGAGCCACAAAGATGGGATACCTATCTTACCTCGTCGCGGCTTGGTCCCACCGTAAGGCCCTGGTGCTGCATGTGTGTTACACTTGTAGCATCGACGAACCTCTCGCCCCGAATAtcaagcttcttcttgtcaaaATAACTCATGGGATAAGCTTCCAGGCTGCGGATGTCCATTTCGCCTTCGAATGGTTTGATTACGAACAAATCATCAACACAGCCATACTCATGGCCGTTGAAATCCAAATGAGAGCAATGAACAACCAAGTCCGTCATAACCCTCGGACTTTCAACAACGGTCTGGATCCTGCAGGTCGTTGCGAGGTCGATGATGTGGTAACATAATCCTGCTCTGTGAAATCGGTGGACTTCAAGGTACTGAAAACCACTACCAGACTTAACGTGGACGTCGTCTTCGGGCACGGGCAAGGGGCTCTCGGCAAAGGTACCGGGCACCCATCGAATCGCACGTCGGTACGAGCCTCCCTGGCCAGATGTACGTTCCAACTTTCTGCatcatcttgttcttgttccgATAGGTCAAAGAAATGAACTGTCAGTTGCATATCTTGTGCCTTGCGCCGTTCTGGTACAG is from Podospora pseudopauciseta strain CBS 411.78 chromosome 5 map unlocalized CBS411.78m_5.2, whole genome shotgun sequence and encodes:
- a CDS encoding uncharacterized protein (COG:O; EggNog:ENOG503NVI6) encodes the protein MTDLVVHCSHLDFNGHEYGCVDDLFVIKPFEGEMDIRSLEAYPMSYFDKKKLDIRGERFVDATSVTHMQHQGLTVGPSRDEIDSPVIIDARMASFEDKQSWERTGMQLPTFTKPTESREMARYSMTDPDEACITGAPSCGK